The following proteins come from a genomic window of Paenibacillus sp. CAA11:
- a CDS encoding dynamin family protein, producing the protein MEAITEKSDSDGLLNFQALKQALLDASDLQAADGLVELADKWERGELMLAFCGHFSAGKSSLINTLCGKQVLPTSPLPTSSNIVMVRCGAPRGALTRPDHQEEHREEHKCLTRSELFEACKNGQEYSRVEIWDDVPLLGERGVLIDTPGVDSTDEGHALATDSALHLADIVFYVMDYNHVQSESNLSFAKSLSEWGKPLYLVVNQIDKHREKELSFQEYQQRVEASFSAWNVIPAGIFYLSLKVPGHPWSMLGLLEDLIRALVREGDRLLKLSLALSVDHLMNDHLGRQRALHQAEREKLLEQMGGKDEIASLEQQLQQLEEDSSSLELKAESLRRESIQRMDQLLAGARLMTPPLREAAAAFLESTQPGFKARGWLKSGQRTQEEKARRCNLFLQALREQASAQIDWHLREEFRRLGQQQALWNEAWEKKLDETLPKPEESWMLDAIPSGAVLSGESVLRYTEALASEVLARYRRAAVSLLDQLLEEMKPRLEAEQRALQQRRFELEARVPYVRQLRELEAAAAEHERRLYALLGERPPAMSGLLPQLPAAAAKAPGPAQPAGPSAPAAAAVPGTPKAVPGESLSGAPLRGRTLKAAAALEHAAELLEQHPAMESGVQELKQRAEALRRGRLTLTLFGAFSAGKSSFANALLGEEILPVSPHPTTASITRVLAPTDEFPHGTARVIFKTREAMVEDLTYSFGVLQLGQWQEQDWRQQVSGLKAASIPAAGRPHYSFLAAAAAGWNQEADKLGSSQAADFAQFQAYAAVEQKACFVAGIDIYFACPWTEQGQILVDTPGADSIHARHTNITFQYMKNSDAILFITYYNHAFSRADQQFLAQLGRVKGSFALDKMFFIVNAADLAAGAEELDKVVAYVSDRLRTAGIQSPQIYPVSSMKELEAVQSGASSRDKGFTSFKDSFVRFLAEDLADLSVSSAAFEIERAAHRLKSWCDASQRNARDQALRIQQLDEERHRVLTALEVICELDVEREWMQECEELLFHLRQRLVLYALGLFHEFFHPSLLQTEKGGIKSAFRASMEGWLSHLSVELARELQATALRLERKADQLLTREVQNWCLVHQPLTEMPLSLPELQEEWITPQIPEEAMVSAVDWQAYWSFFKNPKSFFEGDGKDKLREAVQSPLTEAIKQKLDQMLEFFCSHYKEGIRYRLAMYQQRLSSQLEEWLSGFSKTSMETAEIQHWESIYFELLETKQQLV; encoded by the coding sequence ATGGAAGCGATTACAGAAAAGAGCGATTCTGACGGTTTATTGAATTTTCAGGCACTTAAGCAGGCCTTATTAGATGCTTCTGACCTCCAGGCGGCTGACGGGCTGGTAGAGCTTGCTGATAAATGGGAGCGCGGCGAGCTGATGCTTGCGTTCTGCGGTCACTTTTCTGCCGGGAAGTCAAGCCTCATTAATACACTTTGCGGTAAACAGGTTCTGCCAACCAGTCCTCTGCCAACCAGCAGCAATATTGTTATGGTAAGATGTGGAGCTCCGCGCGGGGCACTCACGCGGCCAGATCATCAGGAAGAGCATAGGGAAGAACATAAATGCCTTACACGATCCGAGCTGTTTGAAGCCTGCAAAAACGGCCAGGAGTATTCCCGCGTGGAAATATGGGATGATGTGCCTCTGCTTGGCGAGCGCGGTGTTCTCATAGATACGCCTGGTGTGGATTCTACGGATGAGGGACATGCTCTGGCAACCGACTCGGCACTTCACTTGGCCGATATTGTCTTCTATGTGATGGACTACAATCATGTACAGTCTGAGAGCAATCTTTCATTTGCTAAGTCGCTCTCCGAATGGGGCAAGCCGCTGTATCTGGTAGTGAATCAAATTGATAAGCACCGGGAGAAAGAGCTGTCGTTTCAGGAGTATCAGCAAAGAGTGGAAGCCTCATTTTCAGCCTGGAATGTTATACCTGCAGGGATATTTTATCTTTCATTAAAAGTCCCTGGCCACCCGTGGTCTATGCTTGGCCTGCTAGAGGATTTGATCCGGGCATTGGTACGGGAGGGGGATCGTCTGCTTAAGCTAAGCCTGGCTTTGTCTGTTGATCATCTGATGAATGATCATCTTGGCCGGCAGCGTGCTCTTCACCAGGCAGAACGTGAGAAATTGCTGGAGCAAATGGGCGGTAAAGACGAAATAGCTTCGCTGGAGCAGCAGCTCCAGCAGCTTGAAGAGGACAGCAGCAGTCTGGAGCTGAAAGCGGAATCGCTGCGAAGGGAGTCGATTCAGAGAATGGATCAGCTGTTAGCGGGTGCGCGGCTGATGACTCCACCGCTCCGCGAGGCAGCTGCAGCCTTCCTGGAGAGCACTCAGCCTGGTTTTAAGGCTAGGGGATGGCTGAAGAGCGGCCAACGTACTCAGGAGGAGAAGGCTCGGCGCTGTAATCTGTTCCTTCAAGCGCTGAGAGAGCAGGCGTCTGCTCAAATCGACTGGCATCTTCGTGAAGAGTTCCGCCGTCTTGGGCAGCAGCAGGCATTATGGAATGAAGCCTGGGAGAAGAAGCTTGACGAGACTCTCCCTAAGCCAGAAGAGAGCTGGATGCTGGATGCAATTCCGTCTGGGGCGGTCCTGTCTGGCGAGTCTGTTCTCCGTTATACGGAAGCTCTGGCAAGCGAGGTACTCGCCCGCTACCGCCGGGCAGCTGTCTCGCTGCTCGATCAGCTGCTTGAGGAGATGAAGCCGCGGCTGGAAGCCGAGCAGAGGGCGCTGCAGCAGCGAAGATTCGAGCTGGAGGCACGCGTGCCATATGTCCGGCAGCTGCGTGAGCTTGAAGCCGCAGCAGCAGAGCATGAGCGCCGGCTGTACGCGCTGCTTGGTGAGCGCCCGCCCGCGATGTCAGGGCTGCTGCCGCAATTGCCGGCTGCCGCGGCGAAGGCGCCGGGCCCCGCTCAGCCCGCCGGGCCTTCGGCACCGGCGGCAGCAGCCGTACCGGGCACGCCGAAGGCTGTGCCCGGAGAATCGTTGTCCGGCGCGCCGCTGCGCGGCCGGACACTGAAGGCAGCGGCGGCGTTAGAGCACGCCGCTGAGCTGCTGGAGCAGCATCCGGCCATGGAATCGGGTGTGCAGGAGCTCAAGCAGCGCGCAGAGGCGCTGCGCCGCGGGCGGCTCACCCTGACGCTGTTTGGTGCGTTCAGCGCAGGCAAATCCTCCTTCGCCAACGCGCTGCTTGGCGAAGAGATTCTGCCGGTGTCTCCGCATCCGACAACGGCTTCAATCACTAGAGTGCTTGCTCCAACCGATGAGTTCCCTCATGGAACGGCCCGCGTTATCTTCAAGACCCGTGAGGCCATGGTTGAGGATTTGACTTATTCATTTGGTGTGCTGCAGCTGGGGCAATGGCAGGAACAGGATTGGAGACAGCAGGTAAGCGGGCTAAAAGCAGCTTCCATTCCGGCAGCCGGCCGACCGCATTATAGCTTCTTAGCAGCGGCAGCAGCCGGATGGAATCAGGAAGCAGACAAGCTGGGGAGCTCGCAGGCCGCGGACTTTGCTCAGTTTCAAGCCTATGCTGCAGTTGAGCAGAAGGCTTGTTTTGTGGCAGGTATCGACATCTATTTCGCTTGCCCTTGGACCGAGCAGGGACAGATCTTGGTGGATACGCCAGGGGCGGATTCCATACATGCCAGACACACCAATATCACCTTTCAATATATGAAAAATTCGGATGCTATTCTATTTATTACGTACTATAATCATGCCTTCTCGCGTGCGGACCAACAATTTCTAGCTCAATTAGGCAGGGTAAAAGGGAGCTTCGCGCTCGATAAAATGTTCTTTATTGTGAATGCTGCGGATTTAGCTGCTGGCGCTGAAGAACTGGATAAGGTTGTGGCTTATGTGTCCGACCGGCTGAGGACGGCTGGCATCCAGTCACCGCAAATTTATCCGGTGTCCAGCATGAAGGAGCTGGAGGCCGTCCAGTCTGGCGCTTCATCTAGAGACAAGGGATTTACAAGTTTCAAAGACAGTTTTGTTCGATTCCTAGCGGAGGACCTAGCCGATCTTTCGGTCTCTTCAGCCGCCTTCGAAATCGAGAGGGCGGCTCACCGGCTGAAAAGCTGGTGTGATGCTTCACAGCGTAATGCTCGGGATCAAGCATTACGAATTCAGCAGTTAGACGAGGAGCGGCACAGGGTGCTTACCGCTCTTGAGGTGATCTGCGAGCTGGATGTGGAGCGCGAATGGATGCAGGAGTGCGAAGAGCTTTTATTCCATTTAAGACAGCGTCTAGTGCTATACGCTTTAGGACTATTTCACGAATTTTTCCATCCTTCGCTGCTTCAGACGGAGAAGGGCGGAATTAAGTCTGCATTCCGCGCGTCTATGGAAGGCTGGTTGTCTCATCTGTCTGTTGAACTCGCTCGTGAACTGCAGGCGACAGCCTTAAGGCTAGAACGGAAGGCGGACCAGCTTTTGACCCGGGAAGTGCAAAACTGGTGTCTTGTCCATCAGCCCCTAACGGAAATGCCGCTTAGTCTTCCTGAACTTCAGGAGGAATGGATAACACCACAGATTCCCGAGGAGGCTATGGTTTCAGCGGTAGACTGGCAGGCATATTGGTCATTCTTCAAAAATCCAAAGTCCTTTTTTGAAGGGGATGGCAAAGATAAGCTGCGGGAAGCAGTGCAGTCTCCACTCACGGAGGCGATTAAGCAGAAGCTTGATCAGATGTTAGAATTCTTTTGCTCTCATTATAAAGAGGGGATCCGCTATAGGCTTGCCATGTATCAGCAGCGCTTGTCAAGCCAGCTTGAGGAATGGCTGTCGGGATTTAGCAAGACGAGTATGGAAACTGCGGAGATTCAGCACTGGGAATCCATTTATTTCGAACTTCTCGAAACGAAGCAGCAACTTGTGTAG
- a CDS encoding NAD/NADP transhydrogenase alpha subunit: MRCISVYTDNFEQFSDMFDEVIKLELAENDEREVEGIVVSDSGDVPEHYLERMSAKPEVVVMKDKKKGITILQHGKVFEILLPGEEALAETSN; the protein is encoded by the coding sequence ATGAGATGCATTTCTGTATATACTGACAACTTTGAACAATTTTCCGACATGTTTGATGAAGTGATTAAGCTGGAGCTTGCGGAGAATGATGAACGTGAGGTGGAGGGAATCGTAGTCAGCGATTCTGGCGATGTTCCTGAACACTATCTGGAGCGCATGTCCGCCAAGCCAGAGGTTGTCGTCATGAAGGATAAGAAGAAGGGAATCACAATTCTTCAACATGGCAAAGTCTTTGAAATCCTGCTTCCAGGGGAAGAGGCGCTTGCGGAGACATCTAACTAA